The Equus quagga isolate Etosha38 chromosome 10, UCLA_HA_Equagga_1.0, whole genome shotgun sequence genome includes a region encoding these proteins:
- the TEX13D gene encoding testis-expressed protein 13D, translated as MAMDYGDHASGFRHNEVIKFINNEVLMNGGSPDFYMAFRSRPWNEVEDQLLAVVDDPQVPSPIKRACAWSALALSVRVAARQQEQQARLIRRLQVQLEERDTAFWALTSQLQQLRQEREEMAAQLHCAGAALHQAQNECDMLRGRLLQLERAAQVVPLTPLVPGIVPGPPVEQLGAAAWPLNAEQQRDVTMGVHGRLYFEAPMPPPTAVSYVPGPPSPLAQAMQPPLPTPVPYPVSCHAPFPVGFPFMPPLPPAVVMGAEAAVVPLQMPPLEIYPPGPWAAVGFQEMAPPWDQSSYIQEEGPEVLQGTVPLGEIISHSQEKGPEEPQGIISLEDSSRHSQKEGPEKPQGMVPLEDGWSHSQEEDPDRPQELVTLGDSRNHSQEEGPEKPQGMVTIGASGNHSKEEDPKRPQGIAPLGDNRSQSQEEDLERPQGTVPLGGSRNDSQGEGPQRSPPLGPIRSHRQEEGPQRPQATPLGDSWSSGKRENPKKRPAQGQKAKQPKGKKASKSQHQEKSASGCSSVNWDCPCCKAKNFSWRKACYKCKKVRVAVESEGLDPGQTH; from the coding sequence ATGGCCATGGACTACGGGGACCACGCCAGCGGGTTCCGCCACAACGAGGTGATCAAGTTCATCAACAATGAAGTCCTCATGAATGGGGGAAGTCCGGATTTCTACATGGCCTTCCGCTCGCGGCCCTGGAATGAGGTAGAGGACCAGCTTCTGGCCGTCGTGGACGACCCGCAGGTGCCAAGTCCCATCAAGAGGGCCTGCGCCTGGAGCGCGCTGGCCTTGAGTGTGCGAGTGGCCGcgaggcagcaggagcagcaagCGCGCCTCATACGGCGCCTGCAGGTGCAGTTAGAGGAGCGTGATACTGCTTTCTGGGCTCTGACCTCCCAGCTACAGCAGCTGCGACAGGAGCGTGAGGAGATGGCTGCGCAGCTGCACTGTGCAGGGGCTGCCCTGCACCAGGCACAGAATGAGTGTGATATGCTTCGTGGGCGGCTGCTCCAGCTCGAGAGGGCAGCCCAGGTTGTCCCGCTCACCCCACTGGTCCCTGGAATAGTGCCTGGGCCTCCAGTCGAGCAGCTCGGGGCCGCAGCATGGCCCTTGAATGCAGAGCAGCAGAGAGATGTGACCATGGGGGTGCATGGTAGGCTGTATTTTGAGGCCCCCATGCCACCCCCGACAGCTGTTTCTTATGTGCCGGGACCCCCCAGTCCCTTGGCCCAGGCCATGCAACCCCCTCTGCCAACACCTGTGCCATACCCAGTTTCATGCCACGCACCATTCCCAGTGGGATTCCCATTCATGCCACCTCTACCACCAGCAGTAGTCATGGGAGCAGAAGCTGCAGTGGTCCCACTTCAGATGCCTCCTCTGGAGATTTACCCACCTGGCCCATGGGCTGCAGTGGGCTTCCAGGAGATGGCCCCACCATGGGATCAGAGTAGCTACATCCAAGAAGAAGGTCCTGAGGTCCTCCAGGGTACAGTCCCCTTGGGGGAAATCATAAGCCACAGCCAGGAAAAAGGTCCAGAGGAGCCTCAGGGGATAATCTCCCTTGAAGATAGTTCGAGACACAGCCAGAAAGAAGGCCCGGAGAAGCCCCAGGGGATGGTCCCCCTTGAAGATGGTTGGAGCCACAGCCAAGAAGAAGATCCAGATAGGCCCCAGGAGCTGGTTACCCTGGGCGACAGCAGGAACCACAGCCAGGAAGAAGGTCCAGAGAAGCCCCAGGGGATGGTAACCATAGGAGCCAGTGGGAACCACAGCAAGGAAGAAGATCCAAAAAGACCCCAGGGGATAGCCCCCTTGGGGGATAACAGGAGCCAAAGCCAGGAGGAAGATCTGGAGAGGCCCCAGGGGACTGTCCCCCTCGGGGGCAGCAGAAACGACAGCCAGGGAGAAGGTCCGCAGAGGAGTCCCCCTTTGGGGCCTATCAGGAGCCACAGGCAGGAAGAAGGCCCACAGAGGCCTCAGGCGACCCCCCTGGGGGACAGCTGGAGCAGTGGCAAGagagaaaacccaaagaaacGGCCGGCTCAGGGGCAGAAGGCCAAGcagccaaaagggaaaaaagcctcCAAATCCCAGCACCAGGAGAAGTCGGCCTCAGGCTGCAGTTCAGTAAATTGGGACTGCCCGTGTTGTAAAGCGAAGAATTTTTCCTGGCGCAAGGCCTGCTACAAATGCAAGAAAGTTCGTGTGGCAGTTGAGAGTGAAGGCCTGGACCCAGGACAGACTCACTGA